The sequence below is a genomic window from Acidobacteriota bacterium.
AGTAGGGGCGGTAGAGCTCCCAGACGCGGTCGAGCACGGCGCGGGCCTTGGTGTCGTCCTCCGGCACCTGCGGGATGGTGACGTCGAAGCTTTCTAGATCGAGAGCCGGATCGAGGATCGGCCCGTTGCCGTAGACCTTGAAGTTTCGATAGAGGGAGGGGATCACCGGCCCGTACTTCCAGGCTTGGACCTTCTCCTTGAGCAGTGGCTCCCCATAGACCGCCAGATACCAACCATGAGCGATATAGACGAGCTTCTGGATCCGTAGCGGATCCATGAAGTCCTTCTCGCTCGCGCCGC
It includes:
- a CDS encoding DUF4065 domain-containing protein, coding for MAYPSLAIANYFIDRGASEKDFMDPLRIQKLVYIAHGWYLAVYGEPLLKEKVQAWKYGPVIPSLYRNFKVYGNGPILDPALDLESFDVTIPQVPEDDTKARAVLDRVWELYRPYSGVRLSNLTHQPDTPWHAIWSQRSDGKAKIPNDLIQNHFIQIAHERPRKAPAQ